A part of Curtobacterium sp. MCLR17_036 genomic DNA contains:
- a CDS encoding glutamate--cysteine ligase yields the protein MYSMDIRFTESRPSTIGVEWELPLVDRATGDLTPRAPAVIAAVHERLGDRERVTEELLTNTVEVVSSVHSRVRDATSELSGIIGEVIDAAEPLDAQVMCAGTHPFAVWDQQEITPDSEHYTTLIDRTRWWGRQMLIWGVHVHVGIDDRDKALPILGAMLAYVPHLQAFTASSPFWAGTDTGYASNRALMFQQLPTGGLPPQLGAWANFEEVVDDLTRTGVIDGVKDLRWDVRPSPGWGTLENRVSDGISTLHEVGAVTALVQCLVTSMSDRLDAGETLPTMQPWFIRENKWRAARYGMEAEIITNTAGDERLVTDEVHDLVQLLDPVAERLGCQEELHHLDTMIERGASYQRQLAVAQEHGGDLREVVRHLVTEFRESL from the coding sequence ATGTACAGCATGGACATCCGCTTCACCGAGTCCCGCCCGTCGACCATCGGCGTGGAGTGGGAGCTCCCCCTGGTCGACCGCGCGACCGGCGACCTCACGCCCCGCGCCCCCGCCGTGATCGCGGCCGTCCACGAGCGGCTCGGTGACCGCGAGCGCGTCACCGAGGAGCTGCTGACGAACACCGTCGAGGTCGTCTCGAGCGTGCACTCGCGGGTGCGGGACGCGACGAGCGAGCTGTCCGGCATCATCGGCGAGGTCATCGACGCCGCCGAGCCGCTCGACGCGCAGGTGATGTGCGCCGGCACCCATCCGTTCGCCGTGTGGGACCAGCAGGAGATCACCCCGGACAGCGAGCACTACACGACGCTCATCGACCGCACGCGCTGGTGGGGGCGGCAGATGCTCATCTGGGGCGTCCACGTGCACGTCGGCATCGACGACCGCGACAAGGCGCTGCCCATCCTCGGGGCGATGCTCGCCTACGTGCCGCACCTGCAGGCGTTCACCGCGTCGAGCCCGTTCTGGGCCGGCACCGACACCGGGTACGCGTCGAACCGGGCGCTCATGTTCCAGCAGCTCCCGACCGGCGGCCTGCCCCCGCAGCTCGGCGCCTGGGCGAACTTCGAGGAGGTCGTCGACGACCTCACCCGCACCGGCGTCATCGACGGCGTGAAGGACCTGCGGTGGGACGTCCGGCCGTCACCGGGCTGGGGCACGCTCGAGAACCGCGTGTCCGACGGCATCTCCACCCTGCACGAGGTCGGCGCGGTGACGGCGCTCGTGCAGTGCCTCGTCACGTCGATGTCGGACCGGCTCGACGCCGGCGAGACCCTGCCGACCATGCAGCCCTGGTTCATCCGCGAGAACAAGTGGCGTGCCGCCCGGTACGGCATGGAGGCCGAGATCATCACGAACACCGCCGGCGACGAGCGGCTCGTCACCGACGAGGTGCACGACCTCGTGCAGCTGCTCGACCCGGTGGCCGAGCGACTCGGCTGCCAGGAGGAGCTCCACCACCTCGACACGATGATCGAGCGCGGCGCGTCGTACCAGCGGCAGCTCGCGGTCGCGCAGGAGCACGGCGGCGACCTGCGCGAGGTCGTCCGCCACCTCGTGACGGAGTTCCGCGAGTCGCTCTAG
- the ffh gene encoding signal recognition particle protein: protein MAQFGSLSDRLTETFRNLRSKGRLTPSDVDGTVREIRRALLDADVALEVVKAFTAAVRERALSDEVNRALNPAQQVVQIVNEELVGILGGQQRRLEFAKKPPTVIMLAGLQGAGKTTLAGKLGKWLKKDGHTPMLVAADLQRPNAVQQLQVVGEQAGVHVFAPEPGNGVGDPVKVAKNAIKAAVDQQYDTVIVDTAGRLGVDAELMKQAANIRKAVDPDEVLFVIDAMIGQDAVVTARAFQEGVDFTGVVLSKLDGDARGGAALSVASVTGRPIMFASTGEGLDDFEPFHPDRMASRILDLGDIMSLIEQAQSAFDEDEARKVAEKIASDSFTLNDFLGQMQQLRKAGSIKGMLGMLPGAKGMREALDNFDEREIVRTEAIIQSMTPQERELPKLLNGSRRLRIAKGAGSTVTEVNALVNRFEQAAKMMKTVARGGVPQMPGMGPIPGMHGGKKQQQGGKKKSKVGNPAKRAALAAGAAAAPQQAPQGSGLGLGGAAKGGKAPTEEELASLQKFLGR, encoded by the coding sequence ATGGCGCAATTCGGTTCACTCTCCGATCGGCTGACCGAGACCTTCCGCAACCTGCGGAGCAAGGGTCGGCTGACTCCGTCCGACGTCGACGGCACCGTCCGCGAGATCCGGCGGGCGCTCCTCGACGCCGACGTCGCGCTCGAGGTCGTCAAGGCGTTCACCGCAGCGGTGCGCGAGCGTGCCCTCTCCGACGAGGTCAACCGCGCGCTCAACCCGGCGCAGCAGGTCGTCCAGATCGTCAACGAGGAACTCGTCGGCATCCTCGGCGGTCAGCAGCGACGGCTCGAGTTCGCGAAGAAGCCGCCGACGGTCATCATGCTCGCGGGTCTGCAGGGTGCCGGTAAGACCACCCTCGCCGGCAAGCTCGGCAAGTGGCTCAAGAAGGACGGCCACACGCCGATGCTCGTCGCGGCGGACCTCCAGCGTCCGAACGCCGTGCAGCAGCTGCAGGTCGTCGGTGAGCAGGCGGGCGTCCACGTCTTCGCGCCGGAGCCCGGCAACGGCGTCGGCGACCCGGTCAAGGTCGCCAAGAACGCGATCAAGGCCGCCGTCGACCAGCAGTACGACACGGTCATCGTGGACACCGCCGGGCGTCTCGGCGTCGACGCCGAGCTCATGAAGCAGGCCGCGAACATCCGCAAGGCCGTCGACCCGGACGAGGTCCTGTTCGTCATCGACGCGATGATCGGTCAGGACGCCGTCGTCACCGCGCGCGCCTTCCAGGAGGGCGTCGACTTCACCGGTGTCGTCCTGTCGAAGCTCGACGGCGACGCCCGCGGTGGCGCCGCGCTCTCCGTCGCCAGTGTCACCGGTCGCCCGATCATGTTCGCGTCGACCGGCGAGGGGCTCGACGACTTCGAGCCGTTCCACCCGGACCGCATGGCGAGCCGCATCCTCGACCTCGGCGACATCATGTCGCTCATCGAGCAGGCCCAGTCGGCCTTCGACGAGGACGAGGCCCGCAAGGTCGCCGAGAAGATCGCGTCCGACTCGTTCACGCTGAACGACTTCCTCGGCCAGATGCAGCAGCTGCGCAAGGCCGGCTCGATCAAGGGCATGCTCGGCATGCTCCCGGGCGCCAAGGGCATGCGCGAGGCGCTCGACAACTTCGACGAGCGCGAGATCGTCCGCACCGAGGCCATCATCCAGTCGATGACCCCCCAGGAGCGCGAGCTCCCGAAGCTGCTGAACGGCTCGCGTCGACTGCGCATCGCCAAGGGTGCCGGGTCCACCGTGACCGAGGTCAACGCCCTCGTGAACCGGTTCGAGCAGGCCGCGAAGATGATGAAGACCGTCGCCCGCGGTGGCGTGCCGCAGATGCCGGGAATGGGCCCGATCCCTGGCATGCACGGCGGCAAGAAGCAGCAGCAGGGCGGCAAGAAGAAGTCCAAGGTGGGCAACCCGGCGAAGCGTGCGGCGCTCGCTGCCGGTGCCGCGGCCGCGCCGCAGCAGGCCCCGCAGGGATCGGGCCTCGGGCTCGGCGGAGCCGCCAAGGGCGGCAAGGCGCCGACCGAGGAAGAGCTCGCCAGCCTGCAGAAGTTCCTGGGTCGCTAG
- a CDS encoding nucleotidyltransferase domain-containing protein, with protein MRAVPAGLDPAVVAEIDERLARLQTDLGVTIPWAVESGSRAWGFPSPDSDYDCRFLYVRRPDDYLSLWPRRDVIETPLDEVFDVNGWDLAKTVRLAVNGNATVGEWLRSPIVYTGDEAFRDRLLAFVASVADRGRIGRHHLHVADRQAERGVTLKRFFYILRTAASLRWLRDHPESATPPMDLPTLLAESSVPEAVREAAAELIVVKARTRELGHGEPPAVLARFVADELERARSFDDLPPENRSAEARERADAYFLGEVERLR; from the coding sequence ATGCGTGCCGTACCAGCAGGACTCGACCCCGCCGTCGTCGCCGAGATCGACGAGCGACTCGCTCGGCTGCAGACCGACCTCGGGGTCACGATCCCGTGGGCGGTCGAGAGCGGCTCGCGCGCCTGGGGGTTCCCGTCGCCGGACAGCGACTACGACTGCCGCTTCCTGTACGTGCGCAGACCCGACGACTACCTGTCGCTGTGGCCCCGCCGCGACGTCATCGAGACGCCGCTCGACGAGGTGTTCGACGTGAACGGCTGGGACCTGGCGAAGACGGTCCGGCTCGCCGTGAACGGGAACGCCACGGTCGGTGAGTGGCTCCGCTCCCCGATCGTCTACACGGGCGACGAGGCGTTCCGCGACCGGTTGCTCGCGTTCGTCGCGAGCGTCGCGGACCGGGGTCGCATCGGCCGTCACCACCTGCACGTCGCGGACCGACAGGCGGAGCGGGGAGTCACCCTGAAGCGGTTCTTCTACATCCTGCGGACAGCGGCCTCGCTGCGGTGGCTCCGTGACCACCCCGAGAGCGCGACCCCGCCGATGGACCTGCCGACGCTCCTCGCCGAGTCGTCCGTGCCCGAGGCGGTCCGGGAGGCCGCCGCGGAGCTCATCGTCGTGAAGGCCCGGACGCGGGAGCTGGGGCACGGCGAGCCGCCCGCGGTCCTGGCCCGGTTCGTGGCCGACGAGCTCGAGCGGGCGCGCTCCTTCGACGATCTGCCGCCGGAGAACAGGTCTGCCGAGGCCCGCGAGCGGGCGGACGCGTACTTCCTCGGCGAGGTGGAGCGGTTGCGCTGA
- the lipB gene encoding lipoyl(octanoyl) transferase LipB, which yields MPPLELVRPPGLLDHAEGLALQRALRADVVAGRSPGALVLCEHPSVYTAGRRTEPSDLPTDGSPVVEVDRGGRITWHGPGQLVVYPIVRLAEPIDVVAWVRDLEQVVLDAAASVGVDARRIDGRSGAWTTDVPPAKVGAVGLHVAEGVSSHGIAINCDNALDAYAAIVPCGIADAGVTTLSAAAGRHVGPDDLVPLVARRVQDAVDGMYAGHRISSTAATAAPARQETLV from the coding sequence ATGCCGCCACTCGAGCTCGTGCGACCCCCGGGCCTGCTCGACCACGCCGAGGGTCTTGCACTGCAGCGGGCCCTCCGCGCCGACGTCGTCGCCGGCCGCTCCCCCGGAGCGCTCGTCCTCTGCGAGCACCCGTCCGTGTACACCGCCGGTCGGCGCACCGAGCCCTCCGACCTGCCGACGGACGGCTCCCCCGTCGTCGAGGTCGACCGCGGCGGCCGGATCACCTGGCACGGGCCCGGGCAGCTCGTCGTCTACCCGATCGTCCGGCTGGCCGAGCCGATCGACGTCGTCGCCTGGGTGCGCGACCTCGAGCAGGTCGTCCTCGACGCGGCGGCGTCGGTCGGCGTCGACGCCCGCCGCATCGACGGCCGCAGCGGCGCGTGGACGACCGACGTCCCGCCCGCCAAGGTCGGTGCCGTCGGCCTGCACGTCGCCGAGGGGGTCTCGAGCCACGGCATCGCGATCAACTGCGACAACGCCCTCGACGCCTACGCCGCGATCGTGCCGTGCGGGATCGCGGACGCCGGCGTCACGACGCTCAGTGCGGCGGCCGGTCGGCACGTCGGCCCCGACGACCTCGTGCCGCTCGTCGCGCGACGCGTGCAGGACGCCGTCGACGGCATGTACGCCGGCCACCGGATCAGCAGCACCGCCGCGACAGCCGCCCCCGCACGTCAGGAGACCCTCGTATGA
- the lipA gene encoding lipoyl synthase, with translation MTLAPDGRRMLRVEARNAETPIETKPAWIKTRATQGPEFRELSALVETKQLHTVCQEAGCPNVFECWEDREATFLIGGSQCTRRCDFCQIDTGRPEPLDRDEPRRVADSVAEMGLKYATVTGVARDDLPDGGAWLYAETIRAIHEHSPGTGVEILVPDFNGRPDQLGQVFDARPEVFAHNVETVPRIFKRIRPAFTFERSLDVISQGRDAGLVTKSNLILGMGEERVEIEDALQRLFDAGTDIITLTQYLRPSPRHLPVARWVTPDEFVALREVAEAMGFAGVLAGPLVRSSYRAGRLWARATVARGGSVPEHLSHLLDAAPGRQAV, from the coding sequence ATGACCCTCGCCCCCGACGGCCGCCGCATGCTCCGGGTCGAGGCCCGCAACGCCGAGACCCCGATCGAGACGAAGCCCGCGTGGATCAAGACCCGCGCGACCCAGGGCCCGGAGTTCCGCGAGCTGTCCGCCCTGGTGGAGACCAAGCAGCTGCACACCGTCTGCCAGGAGGCCGGCTGTCCCAACGTCTTCGAGTGCTGGGAGGACCGCGAGGCCACGTTCCTCATCGGCGGCTCGCAGTGCACCCGCCGGTGCGACTTCTGCCAGATCGACACCGGCCGGCCCGAGCCGCTCGACCGCGACGAGCCACGCCGCGTCGCAGACTCCGTGGCCGAGATGGGCCTGAAGTACGCCACGGTCACCGGGGTCGCCCGCGACGACCTGCCCGACGGCGGCGCGTGGCTCTACGCCGAGACGATCCGTGCGATCCACGAGCACTCCCCCGGCACCGGTGTCGAGATCCTCGTGCCGGACTTCAACGGGCGGCCGGACCAGCTCGGCCAGGTGTTCGACGCCCGCCCCGAGGTCTTCGCCCACAACGTCGAGACGGTGCCGCGGATCTTCAAGCGCATCCGGCCCGCGTTCACGTTCGAGCGGTCGCTCGACGTCATCAGCCAGGGCCGCGACGCCGGGCTGGTCACGAAGTCGAACCTCATCCTCGGCATGGGCGAGGAGCGTGTCGAGATCGAGGACGCCCTGCAGCGCCTGTTCGACGCCGGCACCGACATCATCACCTTGACGCAGTACCTCCGCCCGTCGCCGCGGCACCTGCCGGTGGCGCGCTGGGTCACGCCCGACGAGTTCGTCGCGTTGCGCGAGGTGGCCGAGGCGATGGGCTTCGCCGGGGTGCTCGCCGGACCGCTGGTGCGGTCGTCCTACCGCGCCGGCCGCCTCTGGGCCCGGGCCACGGTCGCGCGCGGCGGTTCGGTGCCGGAGCACCTGTCGCACCTGCTCGACGCCGCTCCGGGCCGCCAGGCGGTCTGA
- the ftsY gene encoding signal recognition particle-docking protein FtsY produces the protein MASSWSLSSRLRGLFQRKTIDETTWEDLETALIGADFGPDISEAIIEDLHARVDRYGTTDPADLQRMLREVLEERLSKLDTTLKLSARPAVVLVVGVNGVGKTTTIGKFAKFLRTYDRSVLVGAADTFRAAAVEQVATWAQRAGVDVVRPAQPGQDPASVAYQTVEKAIRDQTEIVVIDTAGRLHTKAGLMDELTKIKRVVEKQVEISEVLLVLDATTGQNGLAQAQAFIEGAGVTGLVITKLDGSAKAGFVLSVQEKTGIPIKLIGQGEGINDLTGFTPHVFVQNLVG, from the coding sequence ATGGCGAGTTCTTGGTCACTGTCCTCCCGGCTGCGCGGGCTGTTCCAGCGCAAGACGATCGACGAGACCACGTGGGAGGACCTGGAGACCGCGCTCATCGGCGCGGACTTCGGCCCCGACATCTCCGAGGCGATCATCGAGGACCTGCACGCCCGCGTCGACCGGTACGGCACGACCGACCCCGCCGACCTGCAGCGCATGCTCCGCGAGGTCCTCGAGGAACGGCTCTCGAAGCTCGACACCACGCTCAAGCTCAGCGCACGCCCCGCCGTCGTGCTCGTCGTCGGCGTGAACGGCGTCGGCAAGACCACGACCATCGGCAAGTTCGCCAAGTTCCTGCGGACGTACGACCGCTCCGTGCTGGTCGGCGCCGCGGACACCTTCCGTGCGGCCGCGGTGGAGCAGGTCGCCACCTGGGCCCAGCGCGCCGGTGTCGACGTCGTCCGTCCCGCGCAGCCCGGGCAGGACCCGGCGTCGGTGGCCTACCAGACCGTCGAGAAGGCGATCCGCGACCAGACCGAGATCGTGGTCATCGACACCGCGGGCCGTCTGCACACGAAGGCCGGCCTGATGGACGAGCTGACCAAGATCAAGCGCGTCGTCGAGAAGCAGGTCGAGATCAGCGAGGTGCTCCTCGTGCTCGACGCCACGACCGGGCAGAACGGTCTCGCCCAGGCGCAGGCGTTCATCGAGGGTGCCGGTGTCACCGGGCTCGTCATCACGAAGCTCGACGGCTCCGCCAAGGCCGGGTTCGTGCTCAGCGTGCAGGAGAAGACCGGCATCCCGATCAAGCTCATCGGCCAGGGCGAGGGCATCAACGACCTCACCGGCTTCACGCCGCACGTGTTCGTGCAGAACCTCGTCGGCTGA
- a CDS encoding TerC family protein — MDVPLAVWLITIAGILGLLVFDFFSHVRTPHVPHIRESAFWSVVYIALAIAFGVGVWVFGGGQAGGEYFAGWLTEKALSVDNLFVFLIIMTSFAVPKEFQQKVLLVGVAIALAARGVFIALGVTIIDNFSWVFYLFGALLFWLAWSQARSGNDHSGDEADSRLIRLLKRIIPTSDHYDGDRLTTKVDGKRLFTPMLLVMVAIGLTDVLFALDSIPAIFGLTQDAFIVFTANAFSLLGLRQLYFLIAGLLERLIYLGQGLAVILGFIGVKLVFHAMHVNELPFINGGEHIEWAPEIPIWFSLGFIMLTIAVATVASLVVSNKRRKRGLTPSGEPVEAVEADAK, encoded by the coding sequence GTGGACGTCCCACTCGCAGTCTGGCTCATCACGATCGCCGGTATCCTCGGCCTGCTCGTGTTCGACTTCTTCTCGCACGTGCGCACACCGCACGTGCCGCACATCCGTGAATCGGCCTTCTGGTCGGTCGTCTACATCGCCCTCGCGATCGCCTTCGGTGTCGGCGTCTGGGTCTTCGGCGGCGGGCAGGCCGGTGGCGAGTACTTCGCCGGGTGGCTCACCGAGAAGGCCCTGTCCGTCGACAACCTGTTCGTCTTCCTCATCATCATGACGTCGTTCGCGGTGCCGAAGGAGTTCCAGCAGAAGGTCCTGCTCGTCGGCGTCGCGATCGCCCTCGCCGCCCGCGGTGTGTTCATCGCCCTCGGCGTCACGATCATCGACAACTTCTCGTGGGTCTTCTACCTGTTCGGCGCCCTGCTGTTCTGGCTCGCCTGGTCGCAGGCCCGCAGCGGCAACGACCACAGCGGTGACGAGGCCGACTCCCGCCTGATCCGCCTGCTCAAGCGCATCATCCCCACGTCGGACCACTACGACGGTGACCGCCTGACGACCAAGGTCGACGGCAAGCGTCTGTTCACCCCGATGCTCCTCGTCATGGTCGCCATCGGTCTGACCGACGTGCTCTTCGCGCTCGACTCGATCCCCGCGATCTTCGGGCTCACGCAGGACGCCTTCATCGTGTTCACCGCGAACGCGTTCTCGCTGCTCGGCCTGCGCCAGCTGTACTTCCTCATCGCGGGGCTGCTCGAACGCCTCATCTACCTCGGTCAGGGGCTGGCGGTCATCCTCGGCTTCATCGGTGTGAAGCTCGTGTTCCACGCGATGCACGTCAACGAGCTGCCCTTCATCAACGGCGGCGAGCACATCGAGTGGGCCCCCGAGATCCCGATCTGGTTCTCGCTCGGCTTCATCATGCTCACCATCGCCGTCGCGACCGTCGCCTCGCTCGTCGTGTCGAACAAGCGTCGGAAGCGCGGCCTGACCCCGTCGGGCGAGCCCGTGGAGGCCGTCGAGGCGGACGCGAAGTAG
- a CDS encoding AAA family ATPase, translated as MYLKSLTIKGFKSFAQPTTFAFEPGVTCIVGPNGSGKSNVVDALAWVMGEQGAKTLRGGKMEDVIFAGTSTRGPLGRAQVLLTIDNTDGLLPIEYSEVTISRTLFRNGGSEYAINGENCRLLDVQELLSDTGLGREMHVIVGQGQLDKVLHATPEDRRGFIEEAAGILKHRRRKEKTLRKLDAMQTNLTRLSDLAGEIRRQLKPLGRQAEVARKAQSVAAVARDAKARILADDVVRLRRELHDHQEVEAGRKSERIVLTERLDQTRVRQQHVEQSMVGDDVDRARTVVHRLESVQERLRGLSSLANQRLMFLAQQADAPQQGPTVTPEQVAGVRAEADRLAARAEEVQGGAATTARAVQQARDALDALDERIAEQAARVSRHDLEAQRLANAVDVARSRRGSAVADRERRERALAEAGERAERAASALADLGTDPSEGVDEDALTTALEAARAALEQAQTVRDGQRDRLHGLERERDALDARVAALGMSIDVRDGSQALIDAGRAGIVGRLADHLTVTPGFEASVAIALDGLADAVLADDRDVATDAVAHARASDIGRIDVVVADAVVGTSSLPDTLPAGVRRALDLVQGPPALASVLRDTLVAETEGVDLQEVLAAAPLATVVTRSGDLVRAVRVTGGGERVTSRIELAAERDDAVSRRDAIATDAEDAATGLQAARVAVEDARRAADEADAASRAYTRAKAEYDRTSASTRAKAENAVAEVERLRAALAETDGAVEAVDASLAEAEAAHRAFTEQERPVVDASERPALQDALEAARAAEVEHRIQVETVRERVRAERNRADQLDRQLEAERAAAEEAARLAVIRRGQIRTAEGVLADLPEVLGAVDRSLAEARVRLATEESERAKRNTELQAIRNEERELRDRLQTITDGVHSLEMEIYEKKLHVSGVLDRAQSDLGLTEAVLVAEYGPHVPVPVDVLVDPRVLARKHREAERAAAAAAPSDPDAPADAGTEGTGDGVGTEDADDVALVEAASTLPGGPALPEFDTTDEIDPADVETVPYVRAEQERRLKAAERDLGQLGKVNPLALEEFQALEQRHAFLAEQLEDLQKTRTDLMTIIDELDTKMQTIFESAFNDTKEAFDVVFPILFPGGSGSITLTDPTDLLGTGIDVQVKPAGKKIDRLTLLSGGERSLAAVALLVAIFTARPSPFYIMDEVEAALDDANLGRLLTVFQRLRETSQLIVITHQKRTMEIADALYGVSMRQDGVSAVVGQRVQKPEPEPADAVAVA; from the coding sequence ATGTACTTGAAGAGCCTGACCATCAAGGGGTTCAAGTCCTTCGCGCAGCCGACGACGTTCGCCTTCGAGCCGGGCGTCACGTGCATCGTCGGGCCGAACGGTTCCGGCAAGTCCAACGTCGTCGACGCCCTGGCCTGGGTGATGGGGGAGCAGGGGGCGAAGACCCTGCGCGGCGGCAAGATGGAGGACGTCATCTTCGCCGGCACCTCGACCCGCGGCCCGCTCGGTCGCGCGCAGGTGCTCCTGACGATCGACAACACCGACGGGCTGCTGCCGATCGAGTACTCCGAGGTGACGATCTCGCGCACGCTCTTCCGGAACGGCGGCAGCGAGTACGCCATCAACGGCGAGAACTGCCGGCTGCTCGACGTCCAGGAACTGCTGAGCGACACCGGCCTCGGCCGCGAGATGCACGTCATCGTCGGGCAGGGGCAGCTCGACAAGGTGCTGCACGCCACCCCGGAGGACCGCCGCGGCTTCATCGAGGAGGCCGCCGGCATCCTCAAGCACCGCCGTCGCAAGGAGAAGACCCTCCGCAAGCTCGACGCGATGCAGACGAACCTGACCCGCCTGTCCGACCTGGCCGGCGAGATCCGGCGACAGCTGAAGCCCCTCGGGCGACAGGCCGAGGTCGCGCGCAAGGCGCAGTCGGTGGCGGCGGTGGCGCGCGACGCGAAGGCCCGCATCCTGGCCGACGACGTCGTCCGCCTGCGCCGCGAGCTGCACGACCACCAGGAGGTCGAGGCCGGCCGGAAGTCCGAGCGCATCGTGCTCACCGAGCGGCTCGACCAGACGCGGGTGCGGCAGCAGCACGTCGAGCAGAGCATGGTCGGCGACGACGTCGACCGCGCCCGCACCGTCGTGCACCGGCTCGAGAGCGTGCAGGAACGCCTGCGCGGGCTGTCCAGCCTGGCGAACCAGCGGCTGATGTTCCTCGCCCAGCAGGCCGACGCGCCGCAGCAGGGTCCGACCGTCACGCCCGAGCAGGTCGCCGGGGTCCGTGCCGAGGCCGACCGGCTCGCCGCCCGTGCCGAAGAGGTGCAGGGCGGCGCGGCGACGACGGCGCGGGCCGTGCAGCAGGCCCGCGACGCCCTGGACGCCCTCGACGAGCGCATCGCCGAGCAGGCCGCACGGGTGTCCCGCCACGACCTCGAGGCGCAGCGGCTCGCCAACGCGGTCGACGTCGCACGGTCACGACGCGGGTCGGCCGTGGCGGACCGGGAGCGTCGCGAGCGTGCCCTCGCCGAGGCCGGGGAACGTGCCGAGCGGGCGGCGTCGGCGCTGGCCGACCTCGGGACCGACCCCTCGGAGGGTGTCGACGAGGACGCACTCACGACCGCGCTCGAGGCCGCCCGCGCCGCCCTCGAACAGGCCCAGACGGTCCGTGACGGGCAGCGCGACCGGCTGCACGGTCTGGAGCGCGAGCGCGATGCCCTCGACGCCCGGGTGGCGGCGCTCGGCATGTCGATCGACGTGCGCGACGGCTCCCAGGCACTCATCGACGCCGGTCGGGCCGGGATCGTCGGCCGGCTCGCCGACCACCTGACGGTGACGCCCGGCTTCGAGGCGTCCGTCGCGATCGCCCTCGACGGACTCGCCGACGCGGTGCTCGCCGACGACCGCGACGTCGCCACGGACGCCGTCGCGCACGCACGGGCGTCGGACATCGGGCGCATCGACGTCGTCGTCGCCGACGCCGTCGTCGGGACGAGCAGCCTGCCGGACACCCTGCCCGCCGGCGTCCGACGTGCGCTCGACCTGGTGCAGGGTCCGCCCGCGCTCGCGTCCGTGCTGCGGGACACGCTGGTCGCGGAGACCGAGGGCGTCGACCTGCAGGAGGTGCTCGCCGCCGCGCCGCTGGCGACGGTCGTGACGCGGTCGGGTGACCTGGTCCGTGCGGTGCGTGTGACGGGCGGCGGTGAGCGGGTGACCTCGCGCATCGAGCTCGCCGCGGAACGCGACGACGCCGTGAGCCGGCGCGATGCGATCGCGACGGACGCCGAGGACGCTGCCACGGGCCTCCAGGCCGCGCGCGTGGCCGTCGAGGACGCGCGCCGCGCGGCGGACGAGGCCGACGCGGCATCCCGTGCGTACACCCGGGCGAAGGCGGAGTACGACCGCACGAGCGCGTCGACGCGTGCGAAGGCGGAGAACGCGGTGGCCGAGGTCGAGCGGCTCCGGGCCGCCCTGGCCGAGACGGACGGCGCGGTCGAGGCGGTGGACGCCTCGCTCGCCGAGGCCGAGGCGGCCCACCGCGCGTTCACGGAGCAGGAGCGTCCCGTCGTGGACGCCTCGGAGCGGCCGGCGCTGCAGGACGCCCTCGAGGCCGCGCGGGCGGCCGAGGTCGAGCACCGCATCCAGGTCGAGACCGTCCGCGAGCGCGTCCGGGCCGAGCGCAACCGGGCCGACCAGCTCGACCGCCAGCTCGAGGCCGAGCGTGCCGCCGCCGAGGAGGCTGCCCGGCTCGCGGTCATCCGGCGGGGGCAGATCCGGACCGCCGAGGGCGTGCTCGCCGACCTGCCCGAGGTGCTCGGCGCCGTCGACCGGTCGCTCGCCGAGGCCCGGGTGCGGCTCGCGACGGAGGAGTCCGAGCGGGCGAAGCGCAACACCGAGCTCCAGGCGATCCGCAACGAGGAACGCGAGCTCCGGGACCGCCTGCAGACGATCACCGACGGCGTGCACTCGCTCGAGATGGAGATCTACGAGAAGAAGCTGCACGTGTCCGGCGTGCTCGACCGGGCGCAGAGCGACCTCGGGCTGACCGAGGCGGTGCTCGTCGCCGAGTACGGCCCGCACGTGCCGGTGCCCGTCGACGTGCTCGTCGACCCGCGGGTGCTCGCGCGGAAGCACCGCGAGGCCGAGCGCGCCGCCGCTGCCGCAGCGCCGAGCGACCCCGACGCCCCCGCCGACGCGGGCACCGAGGGCACCGGAGACGGCGTGGGCACCGAGGACGCCGACGACGTCGCGCTCGTCGAGGCGGCCTCCACCCTGCCCGGCGGACCCGCACTGCCGGAGTTCGACACCACGGACGAGATCGACCCCGCCGACGTCGAGACCGTCCCCTACGTCCGCGCCGAGCAGGAGCGACGGCTCAAGGCCGCCGAGCGCGACCTCGGGCAGCTCGGCAAGGTGAACCCGCTCGCCCTCGAGGAGTTCCAGGCACTCGAGCAGCGGCACGCCTTCCTCGCCGAGCAGCTCGAGGACCTGCAGAAGACCCGCACCGACCTGATGACGATCATCGACGAGCTCGACACGAAGATGCAGACGATCTTCGAGTCGGCGTTCAACGACACGAAGGAAGCCTTCGACGTCGTCTTCCCGATCCTGTTCCCGGGCGGCTCGGGCTCGATCACCCTCACCGACCCGACCGACCTGCTCGGCACCGGCATCGACGTCCAGGTGAAGCCCGCCGGCAAGAAGATCGACCGCCTGACGTTGCTGTCCGGCGGTGAGCGGTCCCTCGCCGCGGTGGCGCTGCTCGTCGCGATCTTCACCGCGCGGCCGTCGCCGTTCTACATCATGGACGAGGTCGAGGCCGCGCTCGACGACGCGAACCTCGGCCGCCTGCTCACCGTGTTCCAGCGGTTGCGCGAGACCTCGCAGCTCATCGTCATCACCCACCAGAAGCGCACGATGGAGATCGCCGACGCCCTGTACGGGGTGTCGATGCGGCAGGACGGCGTCTCGGCCGTCGTCGGTCAGCGCGTGCAGAAGCCCGAGCCCGAGCCGGCCGACGCGGTCGCGGTCGCGTAG